Proteins found in one Pararge aegeria chromosome 12, ilParAegt1.1, whole genome shotgun sequence genomic segment:
- the LOC120628095 gene encoding alpha-tocopherol transfer protein-like, with translation MDKILLVRSDTVQHVRKLYNLDKPGMMEDAINILDEWVQKQKHFNKKNFSPRYLEMTIIVNKGSIERAKAQLDKICTMKTLLPQFFGNHNANTDFEHLYEVVKSVLLPKLTSDHYRVNVMKFYDVEWNASQAIYLYRHNVILAEYVKIHDYLSGFISIIDLSEAKLMSFLKRINPFQLKQAMSIFIDGYGMRIKAIHIISESTFVDRLVTLLKSVVSAKVASRINVHKSFKDLHKFIPKAILPLDYGGEERSLKTLQNEWIEVLASQENLDYLKEMNGASTNESCRQKGKFTEHYAGMPGTFKFLSVD, from the exons atggACAAGATACTCTTAGTGAGGTCGGATACCGTGCAGCATGTTCGCAAGCTCTATAACCTAGACAAACCAGGAATGATGGAAGATGCCATAAATATATTGGACGAATGGGttcaaaaacagaaacattttaATAAGAAGAATTTca gCCCACGATACTTGGAGATGACAATTATTGTAAACAAGGGATCAATTGAGCGTGCTAAAGCACAGTTGGACAAAATATGCACTATGAAAACACTGTTGCCCCAGTTTTTCGGAAATCATAACGCTAACACTGATTTTGAACATTTATACGAAGTTGT CAAATCTGTTTTGCTGCCCAAATTAACAAGCGACCACTATAGagtaaatgtaatgaaattttaCGACGTCGAATGGAATGCTTCGCAGGCCATTTACTTATACCGACATAACGTAATT CTAGCAGAATACGTCAAAATACACGATTATTTGAGTGGATTTATCTCCATCATTGATTTATCGGAGGCCAAATTGATGAGTTTTTTGAAGAGAATAAACCCCTTCCAACTAAAACAAGCTATGTCTATTTTTATT gaTGGCTATGGCATGAGAATAAAAGCAATTCACATAATATCAGAGTCAACGTTCGTGGATCGTTTGGTGACATTATTAAAAAGCGTAGTAAGCGCTAAAGTAGCTAGCCGGATCAACGTTCACAAAAGTTTTAAAGACCTTCATAAATTTATTCCAAAAGCAATACTTCCCTTAGACTACGGTGGCGAGGAACGCTCATTAAAAACTCTTCAAA ACGAATGGATTGAAGTGCTAGCATCACAAGAAAACTTGGactatttaaaagaaatgaaCGGAGCCTCAACCAATGAGTCATGCCGGCAGAAAGGGAAATTTACCGAACATTACGCCGGAATGCCGGGTACATTCAAATTTTTGAGTGTAGATTAG
- the LOC120628405 gene encoding alpha-tocopherol transfer protein-like, with protein MDSVRIDNILELRPDTVQYIRKLYNLDKPESLDDSINILNEWIQKQPHFNKKDFSKRYLETTLIVNKGSLERAKVQLDKMCTLKTVLPQFFGNYNVKTDFEQLHEVIKTVVLPKLTDDHYRVNVMKYYDVEWKASQAIHFYRHNIILAEYLRAHDYIHGIIAIIDLSDTNLISLLKKLNPVEIRQSISIYIDCYGVRIKKIHIISESTFVDGIVTILKSVMSAKLASRIDVHKSFEELHKFIPKAILPIDYGGEERSLETLQKEFIEVLSSQAHLDQVKEMNKATTNESYRQKDQFSEHYAGMPGTFKFLSVD; from the exons ATGGACAGTGTTCGCATAGACAATATCCTGGAGCTGAGACCGGATACAGTGCAGTATATTCGCAAACTGTACAATCTTGACAAACCAGAAAGCTTGGATGAcagcataaatatattaaacgaaTGGATTCAAAAGCAGCCTCACTTTAATAAGAAGGACTTTAGTAA ACGTTATTTGGAGACGACACTTATTGTTAACAAGGGATCTCTGGAGCGTGCCAAAGTACAGTTGGATAAAATGTGCACGCTTAAAACAGTGCTGCCTCAATTTTTTGGAAACTATAACGTTAAAACTGATTTTGAACAACTACACGAAGTGAT AAAAACTGTTGTGCTACCCAAATTAACAGACGATCACTACAGGGTAAACGTAATGAAATATTACGATGTGGAATGGAAAGCCTCACAAGCAATTCACTTTTATAGAcataacataatt CTAGCAGAATACCTGAGAGCTCACGATTATATCCATGGAATAATCGCAATCATCGATTTGTCGGACACAAACTTGATAAGTTTACTGAAAAAACTTAATCCAGTCGAAATAAGACAgtctatatctatttatatc gATTGCTACGGTGTTCGAATCAAAAAAATTCACATAATATCGGAGTCAACGTTTGTAGATGGCATTGTGACGATATTAAAAAGCGTAATGAGTGCTAAATTGGCTAGCCGGATCGACGTCCACAAAAGTTTTGAGGAACTTCATAAATTTATTCCAAAAGCAATACTTCCCATAGACTACGGTGGTGAGGAACGCTCATTGGAAACTCTCCAAA AGGAATTCATAGAGGTGCTTTCATCACAGGCACACTTGGATCAAGTCAAAGAAATGAATAAAGCCACAACCAATGAATCCTATAGGCAGAAAGACCAATTTTCTGAACATTACGCTGGAATGCCgggtacatttaaatttttgagtGTAGactaa